The Nycticebus coucang isolate mNycCou1 chromosome 2, mNycCou1.pri, whole genome shotgun sequence genome includes a window with the following:
- the LOC128579801 gene encoding forkhead box protein N3-like, which produces MGPVMPPSKKPESSGISVSSGLSQCYRGSSFSKALQEDDDLDFSLPDIKLEEGAVEDEELTNLNWLHESKNLLKSFGESVLRSVSPVQDLDDDTPPSPAHSDMPYDARQNPNCKPPYSFSCLIFMAIEDSPSKRLPVKDIYNWILGHFPYFANAPTGWKNSVRHNLSLNKCFKKVDKERSQSIGKGSLWCIDPEYRQNLIQALKKTPYHPHPHVSNTSPTSPQAYQSTSGPPIWPGSTFFKRNGALLQDPDIDAASAMMLLNTPPEIQAGFPPGVIQNGARVLSRGLFPGVRPLPITPIGMTAAVRNGISSCRMRTESEPSCGSPVVSGDPKEDHNYSSAKSSNARSTSPASDSVSSSSSSADDHYEFATKGSQEGSEGSEGSFQSHESHSETEEDDRKRSQKEPKDALGDSGYASQHKKRQHFAKARKVPSDTLPLKKRRTEKPPESDDEEMKEAAGSLLHLAGIRSCLNNITNRTAKGQKEQKETTKN; this is translated from the coding sequence ATGGGTCCAGTCATGCCTCCCAGTAAGAAGCCAGAAAGCTCAGGAATCAGTGTCTCCAGTGGACTGAGTCAGTGTTACCGGGGCAGCAGTTTCTCCAAGGCCCTTCAGGAAGACGATGACCTCGACTTTTCTTTGCCTGACATCAAATTAGAAGAGGGGGCCGTGGAAGATGAAGAGCTGACCAACCTGAACTGGCTGCACGAGAGCAAGAACTTGCTGAAGAGCTTTGGGGAGTCTGTCCTCAGGAGTGTCAGCCCTGTCCAGGACCTGGACGATGACACCCCCCCATCCCCCGCCCACTCTGACATGCCCTATGATGCCAGGCAGAACCCCAACTGCAAACCCCCTTACTCCTTTAGCTGCCTCATATTTATGGCCATTGAGGATTCTCCAAGCAAGCGTCTGCCAGTCAAGGATATCTACAACTGGATCTTGGGACATTTTCCGTATTTTGCAAATGCACCTACTGGGTGGAAAAACTCAGTGAGACATAATTTGTCATTGAATAAGTGTTTTAAGAAAGTGGACAAAGAGAGGAGTCAGAGTATTGGGAAAGGGTCATTGTGGTGCATAGACCCAGAGTATAGACAAAATCTAATTCAGGCTTTGAAAAAGACACCTTATCACCCACACCCACACGTGTCCAATACATCTCCCACCTCTCCTCAGGCATATCAAAGCACATCAGGTCCACCCATCTGGCCGGGCAGTACCTTCTTCAAGAGAAACGGAGCCCTTCTCCAAGATCCTGACATTGATGCTGCCAGTGCCATGATGCTTTTGAATACTCCCCCTGAGATACAAGCAGGTTTTCCTCCAGGAGTGATACAGAACGGGGCACGAGTTCTGAGCCGAGGCCTATTTCCTGGTGTCCGGCCGCTGCCCATCACGCCCATCGGGATGACGGCAGCTGTGAGAAATGGCATCAGCAGCTGCCGCATGCGGACTGAGAGTGAGCCATCATGTGGCTCCCCGGTGGTCAGCGGAGACCCCAAGGAGGATCACAACTATAGCAGTGCCAAGTCCTCCAACGCCCGGAGCACCTCCCCCGCCAGCGACTCTgtgtcctcttcttcctcctcggCCGATGACCACTACGAGTTTGCCACAAAGGGGAGCCAGGAGGGCAGCGAAGGCAGCGAGGGCAGCTTCCAGAGCCATGAGAGCCACAGCGAGACGGAAGAGGACGACAGGAAACGCAGCCAGAAGGAGCCCAAGGATGCTCTGGGGGACAGTGGCTATGCATCCCAGCACAAGAAGCGCCAGCACTTCGCCAAGGCCAGGAAGGTCCCCAGCGACACCCTGCCCCTCAAAAAGAGACGCACCGAAAAGCCCCCCGAGAGTGATGACGAGGAAATGAAAGAAGCAGCCGGGTCACTCCTGCACTTAGCAGGGATCCGGTCCTGTTTGAATAACATCACCAATCGGACGGCAAAGGGGcagaaagagcaaaaggaaaccacaaaaaattaa